A part of Pyramidobacter porci genomic DNA contains:
- a CDS encoding type I restriction endonuclease subunit R produces MSDSYTEADYENSVIELFQNMGYRHVYAPDLKREFRSPLYEDELEQSLHRLNPDMPEDAINDALFKLKNFENAELIQRNAIFMDYLQHGIEVRYFVKNEERSGLVYLADYKNPDNNSFVIANQWTFVENSNKRPDVLLFLNGLPVVLLELKSPSREETNASEAYTQIRNYMHEIPSMFIYNCICVMSDHLTSKAGTITSDEDRFMEWKTKDGNYESMQYAQFNTFFEGMFEKERLLDIIKNFICFSNEGLKKFKILAGYHQYFAVKKAIKSTQRATQTDGKGGVFWHTQGSGKSLSMVFYTHLLQEALNNPTIVVITDRNDLDDQLYGQFAKCKDFLRQEPVHAESRQNLKDLLAGWKVNGIIFTTMQKFEESFDCLSERRNIIVMADEAHRGQYGLKEKIDAKTGEIKIGSARIVRNALPNATYIGFTGTPISIKDRNTREVFGDYIDIYDMTQAVKDGATRPVYYESRVIKLALDEKTLKLIDQEYDAMANNADPEVIERSKKKLGQMEAILGNDKTINSLVDDILDHYENYRANLLTGKAMIVAYSRPIAVQIYKRILELRPSWTDKVAVVMTSSNKDPEEWNRLIGNKRHKDELAAKFKDNDSSLKIAIVVDMWLTGFDVPSLATMYVYRPMQGYSLMQAIARVNRVFGDKEGGLVVDYIGIASALKQAMNEYTARDKKNYSDTDIVKAAYPKFVEKLEVCRDLFHGYDYSKFTSGTDLERAKTISGAVNFIVAVDKKEARETFLKEGLLLKQALSLCSSLATRELRVEAAFFESVRVLVMRLMNQGEGKKISLPEMNERINNLLKASIQSEGVINLFTDVDNEFSLFDPKFLEEISKMKEKNLAVELLKKLIVEQVAIYRHTNVVKSEKFSEIIQQTMNRYLNGMLTNEQVIEELLNLARQIRAAQHEGEKLGLTADELAFYDALTKPQAIKDFYENEELISITKELADTLRKNRTIDWQKRDSARAKMRIMIKRLLRNHKYPPEGMDNAVQTVMMQCELWTDNHDMGLA; encoded by the coding sequence ACCGAAGCAGACTATGAGAATTCAGTCATTGAGCTGTTTCAGAATATGGGTTATCGGCATGTATATGCCCCCGATCTCAAGAGAGAATTCAGAAGCCCCTTATATGAAGATGAGCTGGAACAATCTCTCCACAGACTGAATCCAGACATGCCGGAAGATGCGATTAACGACGCTCTCTTTAAATTGAAGAACTTCGAGAATGCGGAACTTATTCAGAGAAATGCTATTTTTATGGATTATCTTCAGCATGGTATTGAAGTGCGCTATTTTGTTAAAAACGAGGAACGCTCCGGTCTTGTTTATTTAGCGGACTATAAAAATCCTGACAATAATTCATTTGTTATAGCAAACCAGTGGACGTTTGTTGAAAACAGCAATAAACGCCCAGACGTGCTCCTGTTCCTCAATGGCCTCCCGGTCGTGCTTCTCGAACTCAAATCTCCATCTCGTGAAGAAACGAATGCGTCTGAGGCTTACACTCAGATCCGTAATTACATGCATGAGATCCCTTCCATGTTTATCTATAATTGTATCTGCGTTATGAGCGATCATCTCACGTCAAAAGCCGGAACCATTACATCTGACGAAGATCGTTTCATGGAATGGAAGACAAAAGACGGAAATTATGAAAGTATGCAATACGCTCAGTTCAACACCTTCTTTGAAGGGATGTTTGAGAAGGAGCGTTTGCTTGATATTATAAAAAATTTTATCTGTTTTTCTAACGAAGGGCTGAAGAAGTTTAAAATTCTTGCAGGATATCACCAGTATTTCGCGGTTAAAAAGGCTATAAAGTCTACACAGCGCGCAACCCAAACCGACGGTAAGGGCGGCGTATTTTGGCATACGCAAGGCTCCGGCAAATCGCTCTCTATGGTTTTCTATACTCACTTGCTGCAGGAAGCACTGAACAATCCTACAATTGTTGTCATCACAGATCGCAACGATCTGGACGACCAGCTCTACGGGCAGTTCGCAAAGTGCAAAGATTTCCTCAGGCAGGAACCTGTCCATGCAGAAAGCAGACAAAATCTGAAAGATTTGCTGGCTGGCTGGAAGGTCAACGGCATCATTTTCACGACGATGCAGAAGTTTGAGGAATCCTTTGACTGCCTTTCCGAACGCAGGAATATTATCGTAATGGCAGATGAAGCTCATCGTGGTCAGTATGGTTTGAAAGAAAAGATTGACGCAAAAACTGGCGAAATTAAGATCGGGTCTGCAAGAATCGTCAGGAACGCTCTTCCAAATGCAACATATATAGGCTTTACCGGAACCCCAATTTCTATAAAGGATAGAAATACCAGAGAGGTTTTCGGCGATTATATTGATATTTACGATATGACACAGGCGGTCAAGGACGGGGCTACCCGCCCGGTTTACTACGAAAGCCGTGTGATCAAGCTCGCGCTGGATGAGAAAACCTTGAAGCTCATCGATCAGGAATACGATGCTATGGCCAATAATGCCGATCCCGAGGTGATCGAGAGAAGCAAGAAGAAACTCGGTCAGATGGAAGCAATCCTCGGCAATGATAAGACGATTAATTCACTGGTCGATGATATTCTTGATCACTATGAGAATTATCGTGCCAACCTCCTCACCGGTAAGGCAATGATTGTCGCTTATTCACGCCCGATCGCCGTGCAAATTTACAAGAGAATCTTGGAGTTGCGCCCGAGCTGGACCGACAAGGTCGCTGTTGTAATGACGAGCAGCAATAAAGATCCAGAGGAATGGAATCGGCTTATTGGCAATAAACGCCACAAAGACGAACTCGCTGCAAAATTTAAGGATAACGACAGTTCTCTTAAGATCGCTATCGTTGTAGACATGTGGCTTACTGGGTTCGATGTTCCCTCTCTTGCAACTATGTATGTCTACAGACCAATGCAAGGATACAGCCTGATGCAGGCTATCGCCCGTGTAAACAGAGTGTTCGGCGATAAGGAAGGCGGCCTTGTGGTTGATTATATTGGTATTGCTTCTGCATTGAAACAGGCAATGAATGAGTATACTGCCCGCGATAAGAAAAATTATAGTGACACAGATATCGTTAAAGCCGCATATCCAAAGTTTGTCGAGAAGTTGGAAGTATGCCGCGATTTATTCCACGGATATGATTATTCCAAATTCACGTCCGGCACAGACCTTGAGAGAGCAAAAACCATCAGCGGAGCGGTAAACTTCATTGTTGCCGTCGACAAAAAAGAAGCCAGAGAAACGTTCCTAAAAGAAGGACTTCTGCTGAAACAGGCTCTTTCTCTCTGTTCTTCCCTTGCAACGAGAGAACTCCGTGTAGAGGCTGCGTTCTTTGAATCCGTTCGTGTGCTTGTTATGCGACTCATGAATCAGGGAGAGGGCAAGAAAATATCGCTTCCTGAAATGAATGAACGCATCAACAATTTACTGAAAGCCAGCATCCAAAGCGAAGGCGTTATCAACCTCTTTACGGATGTGGACAACGAATTTTCTCTGTTTGATCCGAAATTTCTTGAAGAAATTTCGAAGATGAAAGAGAAGAACCTCGCAGTAGAACTTCTGAAAAAGCTGATTGTCGAGCAGGTTGCAATCTACAGACATACCAACGTCGTAAAGTCTGAAAAATTCAGCGAAATTATTCAACAAACCATGAACCGGTATCTTAACGGAATGCTTACCAATGAGCAAGTGATCGAAGAACTATTAAATCTGGCAAGACAGATCCGCGCTGCGCAGCACGAAGGTGAAAAACTGGGGCTTACTGCAGATGAGCTCGCTTTCTACGATGCTCTCACAAAACCACAGGCTATCAAGGATTTTTATGAGAATGAAGAGTTGATTTCTATCACAAAGGAACTTGCAGATACGCTTAGAAAGAATCGTACCATCGACTGGCAAAAGCGTGACTCAGCAAGGGCGAAGATGCGCATAATG